Genomic window (Argopecten irradians isolate NY chromosome 2, Ai_NY, whole genome shotgun sequence):
CTACTAAGCTACACAGTAGGATAGACCTGAAATAAGGATGGAGAAAAGAATACGACTACTAAACTAAAATAGACCTGAAATAATGAGGGAAGAAGACACAGCTACTATACTAGGATAGACCTGAAATAAGGAGGGCAGAAAAGGTGACAGCTACTAAACTAGGATAGACCTGAAATAAGGAGGGGAGAAAAGGATACAGTAACTAAACTAGGATATACCTGAAATAAGAAGGGGAGAAGGGTGGCAGCTACTAAAGTAGGATAGACCTGAAATAAGTTAAAAATTGGAAGATGAAAATGTATTCCTATTAAAGAGGTCGTTGCCACACTATCAATATATTGATGCAGCTCCCCGAACATTTCTGTAGCTCAGAACAAATGGAGAACCAAATGTCTACAAGGATTTTAAGGATAAAGTTGCAGGAGAATATctacaaaattacaaagaaaacaccAACACGGTGTCCATGTGTAAGTTGTGTCGCCACCGTTTGTTGGTTTATCAGTATTTGTCTCCTGTGATACTGGggctattatatatattaatcgTAGATTTCATACCAACGAGATTTGTTTTTGCCCTTCATACCAGCCTGCTGCATGCCCAATATgggtatcctgggcctttcggttcttgagaagaagtcgtttaaatattttagcctatttaaccctgtgaccttaaatgaaggtcgatgtcattcatttgaacaaacttgatagcccttcatcctagcatgtcatgggcccaatatgagtatcctggacctttcagttcttgagaagaagtcgtttaaagattttagcctatttgacccctgtgaccttgaatgaaggtcaaggtcatttattagAACAagcttgatagcccttcatcccagcaagtcacgggccaaatatcaggtctaaagacctcttagttattcacaagaagttgtttaaaggttttagcctatttgacccgtgcCCTTGAAAgcaggtcaaagtcattcatttaaacaaacttggaagcccttcattccagcatgctacaggcttaatatcagtaccctgggccttctggttcttgaaaagacgtttatttttttttatagcttttttgacccttgtgaccgtgaatgaaggtcaaagtcactcatttgaacaaacttggtagcccttcatcccagcatgctacaggccaaatatcagtacgtACCCTGGGCCATTCGGTTATagagaagtcgtttgaataaaaagtttacgcacggcggacagCGCACGACAACGGACGGTgcatgactataggtcatccagatccttcgggtcagatgacctaaaaattagttgttttacagtactttttcatgaaaatgaatataattttgaataaaaataagaaaagtcAAGTTCCCCTATATTTCGCAAAACTTTTCCCCTATTTCGAAAAAGGGTAGttcccccaaaacctagattAATCCCTGccggtgaccttgaatgaagttcagtgtcatttatttgaacaaacttaataaccatccatcccagcatgctacaagccCGATATCAGGTCTAGctctcttagttattgacatgaagtcgtttaaagatttgtttttgacccctgtgacatggaatgaaaataaagtttaattCATTTGAACCAACTTAGTAGCCTTTCATCCTAACATGctataggcccaatatcaggtctctaggcctcttagtcgTTGAATTGACAAATCGTTTAAATaattagcctatttgccccctgttaccttgaatgaaggtcaaggtcattaatttgaactaACTTGGAACATTGGGTCTCAATccatcattttcttttttaaatagtTGTTTATATCCATCACAACACTTGTAATCATATACCAATGTAGAAATTAAGTTCAGTTGTTCCAGATAACAGTATCTCAACATTTACACTAAAAAGCAattaaatctataaatatttttctcacTTTTATTCATACATATACAAAAGATGTACAATTCTTTGTAAAAGCAGATGTACAACTCCATTTTCTATGAACCACAAATATTCAATCATCACTGATAAGTATAAAGTTATACCTCAGTTTTAGAGGTTGGTTTCATATTTCATGAGACTCAAATACAAGAAAGAATGAAAGCAATAATCAGTATATGCTTCAAAACCTTTTTAAATTCTTAACAAGCAAGTGTTAACAATGTTTATATGATCAGTTTTCTTttttgtacattaaaattttgatgaaaacaaTGAGATTAAACAACATAAATATTCCGATTATTCGGATACTGATGTGCATGCAGTTAaccatgaaatgaaaattatccTAACTACTATCATAGCTATAGAATCAAATTTAACTCCAGATATTGTCAGACCACAACCATGGGTATCCTATTTACATTAAGTGAACGAGTGGCTCCAAGGACCTCACCCATGAAGTATGTAGATTAAAGAGAAATAGCCATCTGGGTATTTCCCCCGAGATCGTAAATGTCATGGTCTCTACACAGGTGATTTTAACACTTCCCTAACATGATACATTAGAACTGTACCAACATACATACCGCGGTATTAATCTGCATCACATAGCCTAACATTGTAACTTGCACCAACATATAACTGCTTCTGACTACTACAAAGTTGCTACACCTGTAGGTGACAGGACCACATGTGTAGTTTTTTTCcacaaacaaaccaaattttcaaatttaagatACAATATCTGGCCCAAAATAATCAATGTCAGTTTATCTATATCTATTAGATAGCTCTAACCACAGAATTATCAAGATGTCCAATTATTGCAGGGCTTGGATAGACGTTACAGTGTGACATGCAAACAAAAGTCAACAGCCTTAAGTACAATAAGTTTGCACTTCCAATGAACAGTACAGAGATATAGGTGGGTTTATGTCAGACCATTCGATTACTGCTGTACAAATGTGCTGAATGTGTATAGTCTCCAGGGATAATAACAGGCTGGTGTAATATATAGTTATGGTTTATCATGTTATATACAAAGGCACTATCCAGAGACATATGGTCATCAGTTCTCTCTTCATCCTCGAATATCAGCACATTGAGATTCTCACAATCTTATTTGGAGCATTCTAGGCTTCAGTGTCTTTCCACTTTCACATAGAATACTTTTCCTTAGATTCTTTCAGCGGCCGGTgcctacaaaaacaaacataaccaaatatatatatcgcACTTAATATAAGAAATTACTTTTTCATACAAAAGAGTCaatataaaattcaataaaattacaaattgaTCATAATGTTTAGTAACTCTTCAATTGTTCAAGGAACGCAATGGactttatatacaaatattagtCATCCATATAAAATGTATTCCAGAAATATATCGcatcataattatttttattcaattcaatctaatcaaaacaatttaatattttaatgaaagcaTAGTACTTATATTTGGGCTACCACTTAAAATCTGCTCGATGCTCATGTTAGGTTAAAACTATCTTCTGTGCTGATCAACATTATATACAGAAAAGTGATAATTAGTTAATGTCATGTACGGATGAGGCAGGATTACAGGGACTTATCAGTTGGAACAGTTGGAGCACCAAGGTTAGCAGTTTACACAGCAGATACCGGATAGCTTATTACCTGGGGGCTGTTACTGAAGACAAGCAATTAGACTTATTGTAGTTATAATAGTTGCCTTAGCTTGGTAACTTAAGTCTGTGGTTCATTAGTGAGTactaattatcattattattctgGGAAATCTAATTTAAATTTAACTGATACAAAgtgaattataatattaaatgaaTTTAGCTAAAAAAATTCCTTCTTTAACCAGTTTAACATACAATATACCtaaatatcaaacttttttttctcttggTAGTCATATAGCCAGTATATACTGAATAAACTAGCGCTTATTACATGAAAACTTTCTACAATGAAAAGCATCTTTTCACCTTTAAAATGTGATTGTGAAAATCAATGCTAGATTTGGCTCACTTTACAAATTGAATGATCGGTCTTTTGCGAAAAGCTTGAAATTGTAGTAATTTATTGAACAGTAACAAAATAATTCTCACACGCTACAAGTCTACCATAACTAGAATCCAACTACAATCTAACGAGACTATTACAGTAAGCAGTCTACCTGTTGTGTTCCCCATGACAAATAGTCAGGTTTGGTGGCAGCCTCATACTCATCCACGAGTTGCTGAATTACCTCCCTGGAATTATCAAACTCATCTAAATTGTCTTTAAACATAGCTTCTTTCTTAAACTGGTCCATGAAAGCTTCCCGTTTCTTTAGTTTGTCGTACTGTCGAAGAGTTCGTTCAAAAAGCtacaagaaataaaacaaaaattcaattgtatttttgaaatgatataaattctatcatttatttaattcaattaCTAAATGAAGATTTCAAGGAGCTTCTATTCTTTTAATTGACAACTGACAAAAAAACTGGATTAGACTTCATTAGAACAGaagatgaaaattaaaactCAAGTACTCAAGCATGATCAGATCAAGATACAAGCCCAACAACTTCTGCAATGAATAAACATGATGAAACCTTTTACAAGACAATCAACTTAACATAACTGGAATACTCATAGTGATATACTGCCGaatttacaatgtacaatgattAAATAATCAGAAAAACAAACAGTAATACACTTACTGAGGATATACTAGTGTGGTTAGCCAACATGAGGCCACTGACTCTGTGAGCTGTTTGTGTATATGGAGACTTCCGTGAGAGGGCCACCTGGATACTGGCTGGACCCCAGGGGATAAACTGGGCAAGTTTTCTCTCTCTGATCCGCTGTAAACTCTTGTGAACCTATcagaacatttcattttttagcAATTTAATCAGTCACAACAATTGTAGTTTTACAATGAATTTGCTATATAggataatattttaacttaaacagtttttttcCACAtttctatacattgtataggtaCTATGACAATTCAATTCTATCAACACGCTGTCCTGATTAGTGACAAGTTTGGTCTGTACCTGTCAGGTCGACCTTGCTCTGTATAATGTTAAGGATCGAGATATAACAGTGACAAATTTGGCTTGTACCTGTGTTGGGTCGACCTCGCCCTGTATGATGTTAAGAATCGAGATATAACAGTGAGCAGCCTGGCGGTTGATGTGTGTTGATACCATCATATTTTTAGGCTGTAACAATCGTCTCATCACATCCAGTACAGTGGTCTTCCTCACACTCGCAACCTGAAGTCAAAATAAAGTGTCATCTCCTCCACTAAGTTATCGGTCTCCCAAAAAATGGACTTTGGGTTTAGATTATCCATTGCAATCATTTTCAAGCTGAGGTAGAAAAGCTTACCatagataaaaatgatttttgtacTAATTCAAAGTCAGGTAGATAGTAATCataatcctattttttcattttctacacAAGGCGTCTCTGCAACTGAATTGGTTTATCTTGTGTAGCAATATACATATAATCACTTTACAGTGATTGGCATGTCTATAACCAAAGAAAAGTAACTAGCTTTGGGTGTCACATATTTACCCATGAcaatagatatttacctgtgaaTTTGTTGTTAAGGGTGTGTATCCTGTCATCAGGTAGTGTAGACGTGGTGTAGGTATAAGGGAGGCTATCAAGCCAATCAGATCATTGTTCATGTAGCCAGGATAACGAAGTGTCGTCGTACTGGTAGACATTACTGTTGATACctgtaacaaacaaaatgtGATTAGCATAATAGTAGGCCATGTTATGATCGCAGTGTAGTGCAAGATTCTGCCTCTACTCATTCATCATCaatgattttacaaaatattaatgatacaGTAAGCCTAAGAGGCATTGAAGGGACATTCATTTCTTTGGACATCAAGAAACTGTAAACATTCTCATATAAATATTACTATATTACGGCTGTAACAGAATCCTAATCAAATGGCGATGTATTGgatatattataaacaaataatgttgATTCTGGTGgatatttgtaaataaagatatcCTCAAATGAGTTTATGAATTTGTAGGAAATTTTCAGTTAACCTGGATGTATCAATTTAGGatttatataatgattaaaCTTTCCACTGTTCGTCAAACCTATTTATTTCCCAACAGTTTCAAACGCAAGAATTCCTTTTATCTTTCAACATTTAAGAGTAAATCAACCATACCAGTTGGTTAATCTGGGCAAACGATGGTGTGTCTATGTGGAGTCTGTCAGCGGCTATCCTGTGTAAGGCTGTATTATCCAAAACCACCTGGAAATCAAGcaaaaacaatcattttatAGTTTTACTCACCATGCAATAAGATTAAAGATTAAAGAAGTTTtgcatattttcaaaaaatatttggtaatttacaaaatatctatttgtAATAAGGGTATTAAAAAGAAGAATATGACACAATTACCTATCCCCATGCCAGCCAACCACAATGCAGTACAAATACCTGGTAGGATGGGAATATGGGTATggtatgtatgcatgtatgtatttaatttAAACATGGTGCATCTGACAACTGTCTTgaaataattctgtaatttaatttcaatgtacagtcaaacctgtgtaaTGAGACATCCCAAGGGACAGACAAAAATGTCTTATTAGACAGGTGTCTTAATATACAGGTTACCAAAGGATCGCGACACCATATTATGTATAACATATACTATGAAATATTGGTAAAAGTTATTTTGCAATGCCTTTTTCTTAAAATCCTGTTTAAGATACACTATACTTCATGGCCGCATAGTTGTTTATAATGCCCTTCCATTTACATGCAGTGCTAATAGTATTATCATCCCATATCTCCCAACAACATGGATCAACTCCCTGGTGAACTCACCACACAGTCAGCATTCTGTGTGAGCCGTCTCAATGTCAGTATAGAGTTGTAGGGCTGCACCACCACATCTGAGATCTCGTCCATGTTAGGAAACACAGAATAGGTCTGAATCAGCTTCTTAGGAAACCTGAATATAATAAAAGGTTTACAGTTTATACATTTCATTTCCCATGATATTTTACAAGGTAGGTTAAAAACAGATGATTATCAAGCAGGCGAATACTACTTATTCGACAGCATGAGTCACTGCTTATTGAAGTTTGAACTGGATTGATTTTACAGAAAAACAACATTTCGATAACATTGAATGTAAGTGTTGGCCAGACATTAGTTTACAATATATCTTATTATCTTGCTAATGAAAAGAAGATCTTTAAAAGTTGTGTTTTAACGATATGATTTTCTACCTTATATATAAGAAGTGTATTACCTATCATTAAGTTTCTCCAGAAGATAGGACCCCATACCTGATCCAGTACCACCAGCTATGGAGTGACACACCACAAAACCCTGTCAAGTACATATAACAATTAGTCATATTTCAATCATTATTgtcttttttcaaattaacaaaGATAATATCATTATGAGAATTTTGAGGATTTAATTTATGTTCTATATAATTCATATTGTGCCAAACTTTCTTCCCTACAATAAGTTATTACGCTAAAAGAATACCATCTTTAGTTATGTTGCATGCTTTTAAAACAGTGAGTTTTGTGAGTTATCTTGATTGAACTTTAGGCCCAGAACATGAAACAGTCTTAGATTTAAAACAGTCTTGaatttagacttagccaatcacagtGAGCGtcacaaaaacacacattatttttctattgGCTGTACAAAAAATTTAGTCAATAAGTTTGTTTCATGAtccaggccccgatttctcaaaacaattGTCAAAAACTGACTTCTGTCAAAATTTTTCACATGTTTTATAGaggaaaataaaattaagttttaactttaagtctgcacttttgtttctaGATATCGGAGCCTGGAGCCAGATGTGctcaaaacaattattttaaaatttcaaggATTCTCAAAAGAAAAGCATTAAACAAATTCACGTCtatcaaaatgtatatatctaaataccTCCAAACTATCACTACCGTCAGCTTCCCTGTCAATGATATCAAAGATTTCCTCGTACAATTTCTCTGCCTGGGCGTATCCACTGGCCCAGTTGTTCCCCGCCCCACCTCCATGTTTCGACAGGTACACATTCTCTGGGTTGTACAGGTTGGCGTAAGGGGAATTCATTATAGTATTGATGACCCTAGGCTCCAAGTCAAGCAGGACGGCTCTGGGAATGTAGTGTTCATCATCGGCCTGTTAAATACCAACACATAACATTAAAGATGTTTTAATCAGCATTTCAAATATCAACATAGACCCAGGTTTGTTATCAGCATGCAACATGTCATAAATGTAAAGGTTTGACagcattatttgtttttgttcttaTCTTCCATATTTCCTTTGAAATAACACACTGTGTGCACTATATTATTCAGTTGTTGACTGTaattgagggcaacagatgatttgttggacccgaagacaaTCTGTTGCCCGAGCCGAAGGccaagggcaacagtttgtttgagggttcaacaaatcatctgttgcccgaaaactCAGTAATAACTGTTTTGTAATACccattgactcaaaacaatGCACTATCATCATGAATTGTAGGTGTGAAGTCACTTctgtccaacagcacattttaacagtcgattttaacagttctttggaccgctcaacgaaacagttcatttattggcatttttttcaataaagttaatatagaaactattttataggggtataacaatgCTAAATATACATAGATGTTCATGCAACCAGCTCACATTGAAAGTTACCAATCTACAGTGAACTGATGAATGTTGCAGCTGCTGTAAATATTAgcaattatatacttctttttttgtatttgtgtaaaaatctgtagataattatatataaagacaTACCTGGTAAAAGAAGACATCTTTTCTATCAGTTCCTTCTGTAGCATATTCTTCCAAAATACCCTCTGCAATACATCAATTAatcatttagtattttaatcaaaGTGATATTGATTTACTTATtcagttatttttatattatgaattatttatattgaaACAGAGTGGCATATACCTGTTTATAGCATCTACAGTGTCTTATATATAGCTATTAagtgtaattttttatttgcaagttttattttcagacaaaaataaagtgtaattttttatttgcaagttttaaatttataaatcaattccaaaatgattttataatcaTCTTTTCATACTTCAAAATAATACTTAAAGatgtgtgtgttttattttcttgattttatgGGACATAGTTTCAAAAATTTGATCTGTGAAACAACAAATCAGTCAATATAATGTAGTTTTGAAGTCAAATTGCCCAAGCCAAACCCATTAAAATTTAGtctttaaggatgtattcttctgaggtttcagtcctgttgaagtctcgtttcgacatagatcaaagaagttatgagattttcaaatataatttatcagtatctgtagcaagttgccatatgcaaattttgttaaaaaattacatttctagttttagtagattttttcatacggggattttaagaaatggcccatttggcggccattttgaaattgtgtcttttttcgcttcaagtagcgtcacagttttaccattttttactgaaattgtttttactcaaatcatcactgcgcaagcatttttagctgtatttagctaatttttgctgcaaatcattactaggttcgtagtaattaaaatattgagcattaatatgtgaaacgatacacttttgtgactttatatttatattgaatggtaatttgggcacttttattttttactctgaaatactgaaaaatagcaaaatttcaaatggggcaaaaaagtaagcacactgacccccaatttttcttcctgatttagaaagatcaactctttccctattgatatgcaaaataataacaaaagtttaataccagaacttttttttgtaaagggTTAAAtctggcaaaaatggctgaaaatggtgcattttgtagcacaaaattaaggggtaggggtagcatatgtcgttattctgagaaaaatattagtctaattgatcaaaactggtatatttttaaagaagactactggaaaatgaattctacaaacattcatacatatcaaacacctcatcaggaaattatggctttaatctctatcttatatggccaaaacggcaaaattcccataaaatccagtattttgtcaactaggtgtctttgagtgacaaaagctcaaaaacgagcacacggacatatgttttttcttccattttcttttatggaattaactcctttttccaaaaatctatatgagaaaaaaagtttaatacaagaaaattttgacttctcagaggtgtacatccttaaataaccctggctgttaattatatTCTGTTTAAtctaataggatgttaaaccgaaacaagaggcccaagagccttaacggtcatctgaataccatggcaataatcatatagaaaacaaattattagatatagtgtcatggtagccatcttcgatttgggatcaatcagagatgtaacaacacatgtatattgtcgggaccatgtcaggatcgatcatttcatgcaagtttcagcctaatcgcaccagtagaacttgagaagaagttcaaaatgtgtcttcaagatggcggctgtggcggcgatcttggatttcagatctacatgaaaataaatcaactctttgtcgggaccatgttaggatcatttcatgcaagtttcagcgaaatcacacttcaggtcagatgacctaaaaaccaaaccaaagtcaaaattttattttcagtaaaaataaTTAACCAGCTATACTGCATTAAATACATACCTGGACTTATACCATGCTCTGAACAGAGCTGTTTCCAGAACTCCATACCAACTGAAAgttgaaaatgaatatttaattcattttacttAAAATTATAATAAGACTATCATATATGTAAgtatatgtttgtattatatatcaGCTAGCTTAAATGGAGATGTTccttcattttgaaataatagtTAAGCTCCTCACTCAAGGCATCCAGTAAATCCCTGAGagtatgttttataattttgacACTAAAAAATCTGACTTTATCAACTTTTTTGGTTTGAAGCACAtatgtctatttgtcatataaGATTTAAATTTGACTCTTTTAAAAGATTCTTAGAAATAGTTATTTGACATCTGAAACTGATAAAAGTCACAGGAAGGATGCCCTGTTTTCTGTGTTTTTCATTATAACAGATTTGTTCCAGTTGTTTAAATAGATGAAATTGCTTCCAATTTAactttacaaaatgtatttccaATTCACATGCTGTTTTGATATTAAACATTGAATACAGATGTTCGAAAGATTTGTTCCAGTTGTTTAAATAGATGAAATTGCTTCCAATTTAactttacaaaatgtatttccaATTCACATGCTGTTTTGATATTAAACATTGAATACAGATGTTCGAAAGATTTGTTCCAGTTGTTTAAATAGATGAAATTGCTTCCAATTTAactttacaaaatgtattttcaattcACATGCTGTTTTGATATTAAACATTGAATGCAGATGTTCGAAAGATTGAAATAGGGGAAAAAATCAACTTGTATGACATGTCATAATTTGAtgaattacagtaaaacatgttcaTAACGAATTGTGTTTATAACAGAGTGGTTTTTAACTTTTGATGGTCCCCTGATCATGAGTTCGTTATAGCCATATCCGAGCCTGATACCTGTATTACATTTTTTGGGGAATTTG
Coding sequences:
- the LOC138315048 gene encoding tubulin gamma-1 chain, encoding MPREIITLQLGQCGNQIGMEFWKQLCSEHGISPEGILEEYATEGTDRKDVFFYQADDEHYIPRAVLLDLEPRVINTIMNSPYANLYNPENVYLSKHGGGAGNNWASGYAQAEKLYEEIFDIIDREADGSDSLEGFVVCHSIAGGTGSGMGSYLLEKLNDRFPKKLIQTYSVFPNMDEISDVVVQPYNSILTLRRLTQNADCVVVLDNTALHRIAADRLHIDTPSFAQINQLVSTVMSTSTTTLRYPGYMNNDLIGLIASLIPTPRLHYLMTGYTPLTTNSQVASVRKTTVLDVMRRLLQPKNMMVSTHINRQAAHCYISILNIIQGEVDPTQVHKSLQRIRERKLAQFIPWGPASIQVALSRKSPYTQTAHRVSGLMLANHTSISSLFERTLRQYDKLKKREAFMDQFKKEAMFKDNLDEFDNSREVIQQLVDEYEAATKPDYLSWGTQQAPAAERI